A stretch of the Medicago truncatula cultivar Jemalong A17 chromosome 5, MtrunA17r5.0-ANR, whole genome shotgun sequence genome encodes the following:
- the LOC11419086 gene encoding putative disease resistance protein RGA3 has protein sequence MAEALLGVVFENLLSLVQNEIATTFGIKSKVEKLSTTLDLIKAVLEDAEHKQVTDRSNKVWLQQLKDVVYVLDDILDECSIESGRLRGSSYFKPKNIIFRREIGQRLEEITRRFDEWRQTSSFIAEPKVFGREDDTKKIVEFLLTQARDCEILSVYPIVGLGGIGKTTLAQLVYNDVRVSSNFNTKIWICVSDAFSIKRILCSIIESIIGGKCDALDLDVLLRKVKELLKGKRYFLVLDDVWNKMQQLAFGLSQEKWNTLKSVFMCGSKGSSILVSTRDEVVAAIMGTCQAYPLYGLSDNECWLLFKQYAFGNDKEEREELVPIGKDIVKNVCI, from the coding sequence ATGGCAGAAGCCTTACTTGGAGTTGTGTTTGAGAATTTGTTATCTCTGGTTCAAAATGAAATTGCAACCACTTTTGGAATTAAGTCAAAGGTCGAAAAGCTATCAACCACCTTGGATCTGATCAAGGCTGTTCTTGAAGATGCtgagcataaacaagtcacagaTCGCTCTAACAAGGTATGGCTTCAACAACTCAAAGATGTTGTTTATGTGCTAGATGATATTCTTGATGAGTGCTCAATCGAGTCTGGTCGGCTTAGAGGCTCATCCTATTTCAAACCAAAGAACATCATATTTCGCCGTGAGATCGGCCAAAGGTTGGAAGAGATTACAAGGAGATTTGATGAATGGCGCCAAACCAGCTCCTTTATTGCTGAACCAAAGGTGTTTGGACGGGAAGATGATACAAAGAAGATTGTTGAGTTTCTGCTCACCCAAGCAAGGGATTGTGAAATCCTTTCAGTCTATCCCATAGTTGGGTTAGGTGGTATTGGTAAAACAACTCTAGCTCAATTGGTCTACAATGATGTTAGGGTGAGTAGcaattttaatacaaaaattTGGATTTGTGTTTCTGATGCTTTCTCAATCAAGAGGATTTTGTGTTCCATCATAGAATCTATAATAGGTGGAAAGTGTGATGCCTTGGATTTAGATGTATTACTAAGAAAGGTGAAAGAACTATTGAAAGGTAAAAGATATTTTCTGGTTTTGGACGATGTGTGGAACAAAATGCAACAATTAGCATTCGGATTAAGCCAAGAGAAATGGAATACGTTGAAATCAGTGTTTATGTGTGGATCCAAAGGTAGTTCCATTTTAGTGTCCACTCGTGATGAGGTTGTTGCGGCAATCATGGGAACATGTCAAGCTTATCCTTTATATGGTCTCTCTGATAATGAATGTTGGTTGTTGTTCAAACAATATGCATTTGGAAATGACAAAGAAGAGCGCGAGGAACTTGTCCCAATAGGCAAGGATATAGTAAAGAATGTATGTATTTAG